TGCCCTAAATAAGCCGCTACTTGAGGGTATTCTAAATATTTTTGCGTGATGCGCCCAATATCTCTTAAATTATTCCTGATGAAATCTTTTTCGGCTGTGCCTAAATCCCCAAATTCTTCGCCATACAATTCATCAATATCCCTTCTAGTCTGGTTATCCAAGCCTTTATTGTTTTCCTGTCTGGGTGGTGCAACTTCTTTAGGTAAGAAAGAAAGCTGGTTAGGGTCAAATTCTTTTTTGACAGGTTTTTTCTCTTCTATTTTTTTCTGCTCTACTTTTTGTTCTACTACTTTTTTCTCTTCTTTTTTCTCCTCTACTATTTTTTTCTCTTCCACTTTTTCCACTTTTTTAAGAGCCTTATGTTTGTGGTTGGGCTTTTTGGGTTCTGGTTTTGGCTTTGGTTTAGGCTCAGGCTTTGGCTTTTCTATGGGTTTTGGCGGGGTTGGCGGAGTTGGGGGCGTGGGTGGGGTGGGGGGTGTTGGGGGTTTTTGGGGGCCAGCCAGCGTGGGTTTAGGAGCGCCTGGGGTGTTTTTATTGGGATCTTGCGAATGGCCTCTTTTTAAAACCAATAAATTTTCAGGATTTAATTTAACAAGCTTGGGTTTTGAAGGAAAAAAATCTTCTCTGTGTTCAAATAAAAAATAAATCAACCAGTGTAACAATACAGATAGAATGAGAGAAAAGAAAAAATTCCTGTTAGAATGATCCACAGGGTCAAAATTTTTCCCTAATTTAGCAGGTTGTAGTTTAGAATTTTCTGGCATATAAATTTCCTAATTTTGAATTCTTTATCTTATTTTCAGCTTCTTTAATCAGTTCTTCTTTAGATGTTTTTGGGCTTATTTTGTCTAAAAGCAGGCCGTATTTATCGCTTAGTAAGACCAAGTAACGCTCCTTATTAGTTTCTATGGAAATGATTTTATGGTTCGCACCAACACGACCCAAAACACTAATTTCTAACTTAAAATCTTTTGCAGAAAAAGACCCTTGTGTGGGAACAATTTTTTTTTTGATTATATACAATATTAAGAGTAAGGCAACAATAACCGCTAGCGCCTTGTAAGCATGGCTTAAATCTAGTGGGGGTTTTAACTCTAGGGTGTTTGAGAGGCTTTGGGGTTGCTCTTTCTCATCTTGGCTTGCGAGATTGGCATGCTGAGATTTTTCTTTCAGGCCAGGCGGTGGGGCTAAATGAAACCCTTTAGGCAAAAAAAGAAAGCGGAGTTGCTTTTTATCCTTGCTGTTTGAGGCTTGGATTTCTAATTCCACTTTAGCTTTTTTAGACAAGAGGTAGATGTCATTTTGATAGGAAAACATTTCTAAGGCATTCAAAGAGGCTTCTTTAAAATCCATCATTTTTTTAGAATCCAGTTTAGCGTTTTTTAAGACGATCACCTTTTGCCCTTCAACTTCCATGATTTTAGGCGTTTTGTTAAAAGGCGTTTCAAAAGTGAGCGTGGTTTGCACGGCCTTTATAGGTGGCGTTGCTGAAGCGTTTGAATCGGGTTGGACTTCTTTTAGCGCATTTTGCCAATGAACCAATTTAATGGGGGCGTCATCATTTAAAGGTATTTTTTCTTCAGCCAGTAACATCAAAGTAGCGCTCAGTAACAAGAACAACAATCTCATGAATTTTTAGCGAGATAATACACAATGGCGTTAGAATCAAGGATTTCATTCAAACGAATGGCTAAATTCCTTTCAAAAACCATCACCTCACCCTTACCAATCACCCGCCCGTTCACAAAAGTATCCACGCTTTCTCCGGCGGGTTTTTGCAAATCAATCACAGAGCCTTTTTCAAAACGCAAAATTTGCAACAAAGGGATTTGCGTAGAGCCAAGTTCTGCACTAAAAACAATCTCCATGTCTAAAAGGTTTTTATAATCGCAGATGAGTTCTTCTAAATAAGTGGAAAGCTCTAGTTCTCTTTCTTTATTCGCTTTCTCTTTTTCTTTTTCGGCTATTTTTAACTTATTAGCTTCTGTTTCTGGCATAAAACTCTACTCTTTCAAGAATGATTTGACTTTGATTATAAAATCTTAATTTTACTATAAATTTTATAACAAATAAAGCCACTACGCCTTAAAGCTAGCTTTAGAAACGCAAAATTCCTTTAAAAAACACGCGCCGCATAAGGGGTTTTTAGCCTTGCAGGTGTAACGGCCAAACAAGATTAAGGCATGGTGGAGTTTGGACAGGTTGTCTTTAAACAGATCGCTGAGTTCTTCTTCGGTTTTAATAGGCGTTTTAGCGTTGCTTAAGCCCAAGCGGTGCGTTGCGCGGAACACATGGGTATCTACCGCTAGATAATTTGCATCAAAGCACACTGAAAGCACCACATTAGCGGTTTTTTGCCCCACGCCATCTAGGCTCATCAATTCTTTTTGCGTAGAGGGGATAACGCCCTTAAAATCCCTAACCACTTTTTGCGCCATACTGATTAAATGCTTGCTTTTGTTGTTGGAATACGAAACGGATTTAATAATCTCTTTAACCTCTTCTAAAGAAGCGAGGGCTAAATCGTTCACGCTCGGGTATTTTTCAAACAGCTTGGGCGTTATTTGATTCACTCTAGCGTCCGTGCATTGAGCGCTTAAAATGGTCGCCACTAACAATTCATAGGGGTTTTTATGGCGCAATTCGGTGGTTTGGTTGGGGTAATGTTTTAAGAGCAGCTCTTTGATTTGTTGGGCTTTTTGGTAAGTTTTAGTGCATTTTAAACCCATTTTCACACGCTTTCTTTGATGACAAGGTATTGCGCTTCATGGGATCTTAAAGCCACTTGAATGCGGTTGATTTTAATTGAAAGCGTGGCTTTTTTCATGGAAGAATGCAAAAGGGTGCATTGAACCCCTTCATGGATACCAAAAGAGAGGAAGCGTTTTTTAAGGGCTTCATCGCAGTTAGCGATTTCTACGATTTCATAAACTTTGTCTTTAATGGCTTCATTGAGCGTCATTTTAATTTCCTTTTTGATTCAATGTTCTTTTTGACTTCATCCACGATGATGTCAATAGGCGTGAAAATACGGCGCAAGATTTTAAAAGGCGCTTGGATAATATCTGATGCTAAAGTTACTTGGGTTTTAGGTTTATCCAGCGTGCCTTTGACATTCACATTAGTGGTGATTTTACCTCCTTTTCCTAAAACAAGATAGCCCACAATAGGGATTTTATTTAAGACATTACTCAAAGCCTTGATAGTGGAAACTTCTAAATTCAAATCCAATTTGTTTTTGTCTAATTCAATGATCCCATTGCCAGCAATATCAAGCGTTTTGCCGACAAGATCAATTTTTTCTAACCCTAAATATTCTTTAGTGATCCCAAAAACAACGGAGCCGGTTTTGATTTGATAGCCATTAGCCCCTAAATGAGGGTTTCTAAAGACAATGAGGGAGGGAATGGTGTTGATGAGATTGACCATGTTTTGCATGAGAGCGAAATTCTTTAAGCTTGTGTTTTGGAATTTCAATTCGCCATTGAAAACCTGATCTTCAAGAGCCCCAATAAGCGTGAATAAGCCTCCTTCTACGAAATCTTTTTGGAGGATAGTGTTGATATAATCCCCGGTAAAATTATGGGCCTTAAGATACAAAGCCCCATGCACTAAATCCGCCATGATCATGGCGTTTTTATAATTGCCATCAATTTTCACTCTGTCATCTTGAGCGACAATATCAAGATTTTCTAAAGGAAAAGGCATTTTTTTATAGATTAACACGACATCTTTAGCATGGATGCGTGTAGAGATAGGGATAATTTTGTGGGCTTTTTCATAGCGTTGTTTAGCGCTAATGAAAATATCTTCATCTTGGATTTCTTTAGAGCTAGGCTTTTCTTTTCGTTCTTTGGAGAATAATCCCGCAATAGCTGGCATCTTACTATCTAAAAAATCATCAATACTCAAATCAATGTTATTAAGAGTAATATCCTTTTGATCCCCCTTAACTTTTATGGATATGCTTTTGCTTGGAGTATAGACAGAAATTTCATCTTTATTAATAGAGCCAAATAAAGAGAGGGAATCAAATTGCTTGCCGTTGCTATGATAGATGGGTAAAGTGATTTTCAAATCCTTAGCAAAAAAATCAATATTAATAAAATCGCTCGTAGAAACTTCTAAAGAGCCGTCTTCTAAGGCGAAATATTTCATAATAGGGGAATAGGGTTTGATTTTTTTCAAATCTTTGATTCTAAAAACATAGGCGTTATCTTTAAATTCGCCCTCTAATAAGAGTTGTGGCACGCTCCATTGCATGTGGTTGGGGTTAGAAAAATCAAAATTCAAAGAAAGGTTTTTAAGAGTGTCTTCTGTGGCGTAGAAAACATCTTTAGTGAATTTGTCTTCACTTTGGGCTTTAATGGTGTCTATGATTTTTCTTCTAAACACCTCTGAGTTTTCACCCTCTTGAATAATAGAATGCAAGCTTTTTAAATCTAAAGAAAATTTAGTAGGCTGTGGGTTATCTTGGTCGTTATTCAAGCCATAAGAACGCATGTTGATATTATTGTTAGTGTTGAATCGTATTTTATGGACTAAAGAATCCAAAGAAAGGATTTTTTTATTCAAATCTAAAGCGATTTTAGCGTCTAAATCCAGCATGTTTTCATAGCGGGTGTGGGTAGTTTCTATGTAGATGTATTGGTATTCTTGGGTAATATCTAAGCTTATATTAGCGTTTTGCGTATAAAGGGGGATATTATAGAGCGAGAGGGTGCCTTCTTGCAAATTAACATTGCCTTGAACGCTAAATAAGGGGGCGGTGTTTTTCAGGAATTGTAAGGTGAGTTTCAAATCCGCACTAGATGGCATGCTGATTTTATCCAAAGGTAAAACGACTTTATAAGCGCTCAATAAATCCTTAATGCTATCGCCATAATAATTAGGGGTCGTTTTTAAAAAAATCTCCAACTTGGGGGCTTCTAACAAATTGGAAAAAGTGGCGTAAGAGCCGGTTAATTCCATGGTTTCATAAGTGATTTTTTGGGGCTGTATGAGAAGCTGTTTGTTTTTGAAGATCAATTCGGTTTTATCCATTTTAATGGGCGATAAGCCATCATTAAAAACGACTGAAGGTTTAATCAAAGTGGCTTTAACTACAGAATTTTCCAAAAGCGATGGGACAAACTCGCTGGGAGTGAAATTGGCTTTGATTAAAGCGTTATCAATCTTAAAGCTAGCAAATTGGATCTTGTCAAAAATCCATGTTTTTAAATTTTTTTGCGATTGGCGTTGGAAAAGAGGCTTTAAAAACGCTAGGCTTTTCATTGGAGAAGTGTTAATTTTTAATTCTATGGTTTTTAAATCGGTTAGCCCTTGCAAATAAATTGCAGCGCTGGGTTCAATTAAAGGCTTGACAATCAAATTGAACGCCATTTTCCTAGCTTTGGGTGAATAGTGGGCGTTGCCATCCACTTGGACTTTAATGTCTTTAAAAAGCAGATTGATGATTTTAAGCTTGATGTTTTTATCATCTTCTAGGGAAAATTCCCCTTTGACTCCTGGAAATTCTAACTCGTATTTATTCCCATCAAAAAAGATATTGGCTTTATTTTTATCATCTAAAATGATTTCTTTGACTTTAAGCTTTTCAAAATAAGACACCGCCCAGATGCCATAACGGATATTTTTAATCAAATCAGAAACTTCTAAATGCTTTTTAGTGGGTTTTTGATGGAAGAAAGAAGAGAGATCAATGCGTTCAATTTCTAAAGAAAGCTTGTTGTTAAGTTTTAAGTATAATTCAGAAATGCCAAGCTTCCCAATTTTTAAATTTTGTATGTGAATGCCGTTTGAAAGGGTTTTGTGAATGACGACTAAAAGAGTGAATACTGCCACAAACAAGATAATGACATTAAATACTTTTTTGGATACATGTTTTCTTTTATTCATCAGTATTCTTTTTTATTTAAGTATACCAATTTATCCTAACAAAGTGGTGGTTGTCCCGCAAGGTTCGCTCAAAAAAGTGTTTTTTTCTTTAAAAGATCAGGGCGTGGATATGAACGCTTTGGATTTGCTTTTTTTACGCCTGATGGGCATGCCTAAAAAAGGTTATATTGACATGGGCGATGGGGCTTTAAGAAAGGGGGATTTTTTAGTCCGTTTGATTAAAGCAAAAGTGGCGCAAAAAAGCGCGACTTTAATCCCTGGAGAAACCCGCTATTTTTTCACGCAAATTTTGAGCGAGACTTACCAACTAGAAACAAGCGATCTCAATGAAGCTTATGAAAGCATTGCGCCACGATTAAACGGCTCTGTGATAGAAGATGGGGTGATATGGCCAGACACTTATCATTTGCCTTTAGGGGAGGACGCTTTTAAAATCATGCAAACTTTAATCAGTCAATCTCTCAAAAAACACGAAGCCTTAAGCAAACAATGGCTTGGATACTACCATAAAGAAGAGTGGTTTGAAAAAATCATTCTCGCTTCCATTGTGCAAAAAGAAGCCGCCAATGTTGAAGAAATGCCCTTGATTGCGAGCGTGATTTTTAACCGCTTGAAAAAAGGCATGCCTTTACAAATGGATGGGGCTTTGAATTATCAGGAATTTTCACACGCTAAAGTAACAAAAGAGCGCATTAAAACCGATAACACCCCCTACAATACCTATAAATTTAAGGGCTTGCCTAAAAATCCTGTAGGGAGCGTGAGCCTAGAAGCGATTAGAGCCGTGGTTTTTCCTAAAAAAACGGATTTCTTGTATTTTGTGAAAATGCCGGATAAAAAACATGCTTTCAGCGCGACTTATAAAGAGCATCTAAAAAACATTAATCTTTCTAATAATCATTTTTAAAATTAAGGTTAATGGGGCGTTTTTTCTTTTAAATTGAGTAAAAAGTGTTTAGTATTTTCTCATTTCAATTTTAAGTTCCTACTATTAAAGCATTTTAGATTTTATTAAAAAAGGCTTGCTACAATTTTAGGCAAATTTTGATTGCTAGGGCTTTAAATACAGCTTTTAGCACAAAGGAGAATGAATGGCTAAAATGAGCGCTCCAGATGGGGTTGCCGTTTGGGTGAATGAAGACAGGTGTAAGGGTTGTGATATTTGCGTATCGGTATGCCCTGCTGGGGTTCTTGGCATGGGGATTGAAAAAGAAAGGGTGCTTGGAAAAGTGGCCAAAGTAGCCTACCCAGAGAGCTGTATCGGTTGCGTGCAATGCGAGTTGCACTGCCCGGATTTTGCGATTTATGTGGCTGACAGGAAGGATTTCAAATTCGCTAAAGTTTCTAAAGAAGCCCAAGAAAGAAGCGAAAAGGTTAAGGCCAATAAATACATGCTCTTAGAAGAGACTATTTTAGAAGGGAGAGGCAAGTAATGCGTGAGATTATTTCTGATGGGAATGAATTAGTCGCTAAAGCGGCGATTGAAGTGGGGTGTCGGTTTTTTGGGGGCTATCCTATCACGCCAAGCTCGGATATTATGCATGCGATGAGCGTGGCTTTACCCAAATGCGGCGGTCATTTTATCCAAATGGAAGATGAAATCAGCGGGATTAGCGTGTCTTTAGGAGCGAGCATGAGCGGGACGAAGTCTATGACAGCAAGCTCTGGGCCTGGCATTTCATTGAAAGTGGAGCAAATCGGTTATTCTTTCATGGCAGAAATCCCTTTAGTGATCGCTGATGTGATGCGTTCAGGCCCATCAACCGGAATGCCCACTCGTGTGGCTCAAGGCGATGTGAATTTCTTAAAACACCCCATACATGGGGATTTTAAAGCCGTTGCGCTCGCTCCTGCTAGTTTGGAAGAAGCTTACACAGAGACCGTTCGTGCGTTCAATTTGGCTGAAATGCTCATGACTCCTGTATTCTTGCTCATGGATGAAACCGTGGGGCATATGTATGGCAAGGTGCAAATCCCGGATTTAGAAGAAGTGCAAAGGATGACCATTAATCGTAAGGAATTTCTGGGCGATAAAAAAGACTACAAGCCTTATGGAGTTGCACAAGATGAGCCGGCTGTTCTAAACCCTTTCTTTAAAGGCTATCGCTACCATGTTTCAGGCTTGCACCATGGGCCTATTGGCTTTCCTACTGAAGACGCTAAAATCGGGGGGGATTTGATTGACAGATTATTCCATAAGATTGAATTCAAGCAAGACATTATTGATGAAAATGAGGAAATGGATTTAGAGGGCGCTGAAATCATTATTATCGCTTATGGCTCGGTTTCTCTAGCGGTTAAAGAAGCCTTGAAAGATTACAACAAAGAAAGCAAGCAAAAAGTCGGCTTTTTCAGGCCTAAAACCTTATGGCCAAGCCCGGCTAAACGCTTGAAAGAAATAGGGGACAAATACGAAAAAATCCTTGTGATTGAATTGAATAAAGGGCAGTATTTAGAAGAAATTGAAAGGGCTATGCAAAGAAAGGTGCATTTCTTTGGGCAAGCCAATGGGCGCACGATTTCGCCCAAACAAATCATCGCAAAGTTGAAGGAGCTTTAAAATGGCGTTTAATTATGATGAATATTTGCGTGTGGATAAAATACCCACTTTGTGGTGTTGGGGCTGTGGCGATGGCGTGATTTTAAAATCCATTATCCGCACGATTGACGCTTTAGGCTGGAAAATGGATGATGTGTGTTTGGTGAGTGGGATTGGTTGTAGCGGGCGCATGAGTTCGTATGTGAATTGCAACACCGTTCATACCACGCATGGTAGGGCTGTAGCGTATGCGACAGGGATTAAATTGGCTAACCCTAGTAAGCATGTGATCGTGGTTTCTGGCGATGGCGATGGCTTTGCTATTGGAGGCAATCACACCATGCATGCATGCAGAAGAAACATTGATTTGAATTTTATTTTAGTGAATAATTTCATTTATGGTTTGACTAACTCCCAAACTTCGCCCACCACGCCTAATGGCATGTGGACGGTTACGGCTCAATGGGGGAATATTGATAACCAATTTGACCCATGCGCTTTAACCACCGCTGCAGGGGCGAGTTTTGTCGCTAGAGAGAGCGTTTTAGACCCTCAAAAATTAGAAAAAGTGCTTAAAGAAGGTTTCTCGCACAAGGGTTTTAGCTTTTTTGATGTCCATAGCAATTGCCATATCAATTTAGGGCGTAAGAATAAAATGGGCGAAGCGTCTCAAATGCTAAAATGGATGGAAAGCCGATTGGTGAGCAAACGCCAATTTGAAGCCATGAGCCCTGAAGAAAGGGTGGATAAATTCCCTACAGGCGTTTTAAAGCATGACACGGACAGGAAAGAATATTGCGAAGCGTATCAAGAAATCATTGAAAAAGCACAAGGAAAACAATAATGGAAGCGCAATTACGATTTACGGGCGTTGGAGGGCAAGGCGTGCTGTTAGCGGGGGAAATTTTAGCTGAAGCTAAGATTGTGAGTGGGGGCTATGGCACTAAGACTTCCACCTACACTTCGCAAGTGCGTGGAGGACCCACTAAGGTGGATATTTTGCTAGATAAAGATGAAATCATTTTCCCTTATGCTAAAGAGGGCGAGATTGATTTCATGCTTTCAGTCGCTCAAATCAGCTACAACCAGTTTAAAAGCGATATTAAAAAAGGCGGTATCGTTGTCATTGATCCCAATTTGGTAACCCCCACTAAAGAAGATGAAGAAAAGTATCAAATTTATAAAATCCCCATTATCAGCATCGCTAAAGATGAAGTGGGTAACATTATCACGCAATCTGTGGTGGCGTTAGCCATTACCGTGGAGCTGACTAAATGCGTAGAAGAAAATATCGTGCTAGACACCATGCTTAAAAAAGTCCCTGCAAAAGTCGCTGAAACGAACAAAAAAGCCTTTGAAATTGGCAAAAAACATGCTTTAGAAGCTTTGAAAGTTAGGGCTTAATGGCTCTAAACTCTTGTTTTGAATTGATTTTCTTAATAAATTTTTGAGAACTTGATTGTAATGGGTTCAAGATAACTCAAGCTCTAAAAAGGGGCTTTGCTTTTTTACCCATTTTAGATTAAGACGCTCGCAAACACCAAAGGCAAAAACACCAATGATTTTTGAAAAGCAAGACTACCAGCAAGAGTGTATTAATAACATTATCACGCTTTTAGATGGCTTTGATTTTAAGCGCCACGATGCCTTAAATCTAAAAGATTGTTTAAGTCAATTCCACGCCACATGCGAAATTCCTGTCAGAAATTTAAGCGGCAAGCTTAATGTTGATATTTTAATGGAGACAGGCACGGGCAAAACTTTCACTTATTTGAATTTGATCTTTGCACTCCATAAGGCTTACAAGCAAAATAAATTCATCATCTTTGTCCCACGCAAAGCCATTTTAGAATCAGTTAAGCAAAATATCCGCCTTACGAAAGATTATTTTTATTTAGAATTCAAACGCCACCTGAAAACCTACACTTATGAAGGGGTTAAATCGCAAAGCAACATTATCAACCATTACATTAAAAACCAAGATGAACTGAGTGTCTTGCTCCTCACTAACAGCGCGATTGACAAGGAGGGAAACATACTCAATAAAAACAGCGAAAACCTTTTTAACACTAAAAGCATTTTTGAAAATATCGCTGATTTAAAGCCTATTTCCATCATAGACGAGCCGCATTTGCTTAAGGGTGAGGCGTTTGGTAAGTATTTTGGTAAAATAGGTGCGCTTTATTTTCGCTTTGGGGCGACTTTTGCCAAAGAAAAAGAGCATGCTTTAAGCAATGTCGCCTTTTGTTTGGATTCAATCAGCGCGTTTAGAAATTACCTTGTCAAACAAATCCGTGTCCATTCTGTCATGCAAGATGCGCAAAGCCCGTTTTTGCTCAATGCGGATTCAAAAAGCGCAAAAATTGCCTTTTACAAAGCGGGCATTCTTAAACAAATCACGCTTTCAAAAGGAGAGGATTTAGGCAAAATTAACGCTTCTTTTAACGGCGTTAGCTTGGTCAAAACCACCAAAGATAAGGCTTATTTGAGTAATGGCGCTACGCTTGAAAAGGCTTCTTATAAACTCACGCAAGATGAAATCAGCACTCTTTTAGAAAAAGCCATTGACTTGCATTTTGAAAAAGAGGCGTTTTTATTTGATCAAAATATTAAAGCGTTAAGTCTGTTTTTTATCCCAAAAATTGAGGATTTTAGGCAAATTGATAACAAAGGCACGCCCTTTATTAAAACCGAATTTGAAAGGCTTTACAAACTCAAACGCGCTTCAATTCTAACAAAGGAAAATTTATCGCCAAGCTATAGAGAATATTTAGCGAGAGATTTTGATGATAGCGGTAATTTACGCGTCCATCAAGGCTATTTTAGCGGCGATAGCATAGCGCTCAATAAGGGCAAAAAAGAAAGCAGCAAAGAAAATATTGAAGCCAACGACATTAAAATGATTTTAAGCGAAAAAGAAAAACTGCTTTCATTTCAAACGCCTTTGCGTTTTATTTTTAGCGTGTGGGCTTTGCAAGAGGGTTGGGATAATCCAAACATTTTTACCCTTATTAAATTGGCAAGCTCCACCAGCGAAACAAGCCGCCATCAGCAAGTGGGGCGCGGGTTAAGGATCGCACTTAATCAAGAGGGCAAGCGCGTTACGCATGGATTTTTAAAAGGCAATGACAACGCCTTTTATAAAATAAACTACCTTGATATGCTAGTGAGTGGCGAAGAAGTGGGCTTTATAGAGGATTTGCAAAAAGAGATTGAAGCGAGCAGTTTTATTGGTGGTGGCAGCATGCTAGACAGAGAGAAGTTAGCCAGGTTAGGGCTTAATG
This DNA window, taken from Helicobacter pylori, encodes the following:
- a CDS encoding energy transducer TonB; translated protein: MPENSKLQPAKLGKNFDPVDHSNRNFFFSLILSVLLHWLIYFLFEHREDFFPSKPKLVKLNPENLLVLKRGHSQDPNKNTPGAPKPTLAGPQKPPTPPTPPTPPTPPTPPKPIEKPKPEPKPKPKPEPKKPNHKHKALKKVEKVEEKKIVEEKKEEKKVVEQKVEQKKIEEKKPVKKEFDPNQLSFLPKEVAPPRQENNKGLDNQTRRDIDELYGEEFGDLGTAEKDFIRNNLRDIGRITQKYLEYPQVAAYLGQDGTNAVEFYLHPNGDITDLKIIIGSEYKMLDDNTLKTIQIAYKDYPRPKTKTLIRIRVRYYLGGN
- the fliN gene encoding flagellar motor switch protein FliN, with the translated sequence MPETEANKLKIAEKEKEKANKERELELSTYLEELICDYKNLLDMEIVFSAELGSTQIPLLQILRFEKGSVIDLQKPAGESVDTFVNGRVIGKGEVMVFERNLAIRLNEILDSNAIVYYLAKNS
- the nth gene encoding endonuclease III, producing the protein MGLKCTKTYQKAQQIKELLLKHYPNQTTELRHKNPYELLVATILSAQCTDARVNQITPKLFEKYPSVNDLALASLEEVKEIIKSVSYSNNKSKHLISMAQKVVRDFKGVIPSTQKELMSLDGVGQKTANVVLSVCFDANYLAVDTHVFRATHRLGLSNAKTPIKTEEELSDLFKDNLSKLHHALILFGRYTCKAKNPLCGACFLKEFCVSKASFKA
- a CDS encoding FeoA family protein; this translates as MTLNEAIKDKVYEIVEIANCDEALKKRFLSFGIHEGVQCTLLHSSMKKATLSIKINRIQVALRSHEAQYLVIKESV
- a CDS encoding DUF3971 domain-containing protein, with protein sequence MNKRKHVSKKVFNVIILFVAVFTLLVVIHKTLSNGIHIQNLKIGKLGISELYLKLNNKLSLEIERIDLSSFFHQKPTKKHLEVSDLIKNIRYGIWAVSYFEKLKVKEIILDDKNKANIFFDGNKYELEFPGVKGEFSLEDDKNIKLKIINLLFKDIKVQVDGNAHYSPKARKMAFNLIVKPLIEPSAAIYLQGLTDLKTIELKINTSPMKSLAFLKPLFQRQSQKNLKTWIFDKIQFASFKIDNALIKANFTPSEFVPSLLENSVVKATLIKPSVVFNDGLSPIKMDKTELIFKNKQLLIQPQKITYETMELTGSYATFSNLLEAPKLEIFLKTTPNYYGDSIKDLLSAYKVVLPLDKISMPSSADLKLTLQFLKNTAPLFSVQGNVNLQEGTLSLYNIPLYTQNANISLDITQEYQYIYIETTHTRYENMLDLDAKIALDLNKKILSLDSLVHKIRFNTNNNINMRSYGLNNDQDNPQPTKFSLDLKSLHSIIQEGENSEVFRRKIIDTIKAQSEDKFTKDVFYATEDTLKNLSLNFDFSNPNHMQWSVPQLLLEGEFKDNAYVFRIKDLKKIKPYSPIMKYFALEDGSLEVSTSDFINIDFFAKDLKITLPIYHSNGKQFDSLSLFGSINKDEISVYTPSKSISIKVKGDQKDITLNNIDLSIDDFLDSKMPAIAGLFSKERKEKPSSKEIQDEDIFISAKQRYEKAHKIIPISTRIHAKDVVLIYKKMPFPLENLDIVAQDDRVKIDGNYKNAMIMADLVHGALYLKAHNFTGDYINTILQKDFVEGGLFTLIGALEDQVFNGELKFQNTSLKNFALMQNMVNLINTIPSLIVFRNPHLGANGYQIKTGSVVFGITKEYLGLEKIDLVGKTLDIAGNGIIELDKNKLDLNLEVSTIKALSNVLNKIPIVGYLVLGKGGKITTNVNVKGTLDKPKTQVTLASDIIQAPFKILRRIFTPIDIIVDEVKKNIESKRKLK
- the mltG gene encoding endolytic transglycosylase MltG, with translation MTTKRVNTATNKIMTLNTFLDTCFLLFISILFYLSIPIYPNKVVVVPQGSLKKVFFSLKDQGVDMNALDLLFLRLMGMPKKGYIDMGDGALRKGDFLVRLIKAKVAQKSATLIPGETRYFFTQILSETYQLETSDLNEAYESIAPRLNGSVIEDGVIWPDTYHLPLGEDAFKIMQTLISQSLKKHEALSKQWLGYYHKEEWFEKIILASIVQKEAANVEEMPLIASVIFNRLKKGMPLQMDGALNYQEFSHAKVTKERIKTDNTPYNTYKFKGLPKNPVGSVSLEAIRAVVFPKKTDFLYFVKMPDKKHAFSATYKEHLKNINLSNNHF
- a CDS encoding 4Fe-4S dicluster domain-containing protein — its product is MAKMSAPDGVAVWVNEDRCKGCDICVSVCPAGVLGMGIEKERVLGKVAKVAYPESCIGCVQCELHCPDFAIYVADRKDFKFAKVSKEAQERSEKVKANKYMLLEETILEGRGK
- a CDS encoding 2-oxoglutarate synthase subunit alpha, whose product is MREIISDGNELVAKAAIEVGCRFFGGYPITPSSDIMHAMSVALPKCGGHFIQMEDEISGISVSLGASMSGTKSMTASSGPGISLKVEQIGYSFMAEIPLVIADVMRSGPSTGMPTRVAQGDVNFLKHPIHGDFKAVALAPASLEEAYTETVRAFNLAEMLMTPVFLLMDETVGHMYGKVQIPDLEEVQRMTINRKEFLGDKKDYKPYGVAQDEPAVLNPFFKGYRYHVSGLHHGPIGFPTEDAKIGGDLIDRLFHKIEFKQDIIDENEEMDLEGAEIIIIAYGSVSLAVKEALKDYNKESKQKVGFFRPKTLWPSPAKRLKEIGDKYEKILVIELNKGQYLEEIERAMQRKVHFFGQANGRTISPKQIIAKLKEL
- a CDS encoding 2-oxoglutarate ferredoxin oxidoreductase subunit beta, yielding MAFNYDEYLRVDKIPTLWCWGCGDGVILKSIIRTIDALGWKMDDVCLVSGIGCSGRMSSYVNCNTVHTTHGRAVAYATGIKLANPSKHVIVVSGDGDGFAIGGNHTMHACRRNIDLNFILVNNFIYGLTNSQTSPTTPNGMWTVTAQWGNIDNQFDPCALTTAAGASFVARESVLDPQKLEKVLKEGFSHKGFSFFDVHSNCHINLGRKNKMGEASQMLKWMESRLVSKRQFEAMSPEERVDKFPTGVLKHDTDRKEYCEAYQEIIEKAQGKQ
- a CDS encoding 2-oxoacid:acceptor oxidoreductase family protein; the encoded protein is MEAQLRFTGVGGQGVLLAGEILAEAKIVSGGYGTKTSTYTSQVRGGPTKVDILLDKDEIIFPYAKEGEIDFMLSVAQISYNQFKSDIKKGGIVVIDPNLVTPTKEDEEKYQIYKIPIISIAKDEVGNIITQSVVALAITVELTKCVEENIVLDTMLKKVPAKVAETNKKAFEIGKKHALEALKVRA